The nucleotide window AGTACTCCAAACACTAACCCTAACAAaaaggatagaatgacatacaaAGCAGCAGAAGCAGAAGCAGATGCACCGTTCGTCATGTCGTCGAAGAGGTCGTCGACGctggggaagaagtcgtcgttggGCAACTCGTTGTTGATCACAGCCACGATGAACAAAGATCCAGCAGTCGCGCGGAAGCGCTCCCCAAAAGCCCGATCGCTCCTCTCCCGTACCGGATCACAAGAGACGGAGTTTCGGAGGCCTGCTGTCTCATTCCCTGGTACACGCCGGGAAGCGAGATGAGAAATAGATAAGCGGCGCAATGTTATGGAACGAAGCGATGTGTTGTGTGTCTTGTTGGGAAGAGGAACGACCTCTTATAGGCGTGACAATGTGAAACTGAAAATAGACGCACTAATTCCCATTAAGAAGAGGAGAAAAGGGCGCACTAAAAATCCTATTAAGTGGTCAGTTTCGTCTTTCATTAGTAGGCCAATCGTTTCAATGTACTAATGGAGAAATGAAACCGAAACAAAAACATTGATGCCATCAATTGAGAGATGAATGGCAACATTCACAACCATTTGGTTTCATTTTCCACCAGCGCAGAACTTTCAGCTTTTTTCTTGTCATGCATGAACGTGCCACATGGGCCTATGGGTTTCCCTACAAATTATTGGATATAACAGATGGTCTAAATCCCAATAATTCTAACAATTATACTGTCACGTCTTTTTACTGAAACTATTTTGGTTTTCAGTCGTTTCTTGGTCTCGTGACATAAATTCACATACATTCTTTTTTTCTGTTGTTTCTTTTCtcgtacatacatatatacatatacatGTCATGTTACTGGATGAAAAAATTGACTGAAGTCCAATTTGTTTCCAGTCAACTGTAATATAGACACTCCCTAAATAAAAGTAGCATTCTAATAAAATAGCTAGCATGTAGGCGCACAGGTTGATGACTAGTTAATAAGTAATGATATTTGTGAGTTCAGATAGCCTTCAACATTTACCATTTAATTGGTGTACTTGTGTCTTTTTTTATTaatagttttattttttgttttctgaATTTATTCACTAAGTGATTTAGGGGATGTTTGGAGTGTGACTATGTTTGCCATATATTGCCGCATTATTTTTGCCACGCTTGTCACACTTGCCTTACTTGAGTTGCTCAGATTGTTagccacactttggcttgcctaagagAATGTGCCACACTTTTtatgtctatgacatgtggggtttaCTGCTCACAAAAAAAATCTTGCCTTAGGTGTGTCTAGAACCAAACACCCACCTAACTTGATCAAACTTACCTAAGGTAAGGTATGGCAAAGTGTGGCAAGGTGTGGCTAGGAACCAAACAGCCCCAAGTATTACCGTACGATATCAAATGCACTATAAGATGCAAGAAATTAATTAGTTATCATATTGTTCTAGATTTTATGATCCCTGAGCTATTACACGCTCCAAACGAGAACCATAAAATTTCCTGAAGCAAATAAAATAGAGATAAAATGAACTATATGATGCAGGAAAGAAATTATTTATTAGATTATTTTATATTATAGTATATGATTTTTGAGCTATTACACGTCCAAACGAGAACCATAAAATTTGCTGAAGCAAATAAAAGTAGCATATACAATACAAATAGTTAGAATTACTACATCGAAGTGACATCAAAGCATTATGTTGTTATAGCCGCAAGCAGTCTCGGCATCGGAGGAATATCAAGCTCCATTAGACCCTCAAGAACTCTGACCACTTCACCCATTGTTGGCCGCTCCAGCTCATTATCCTGGATACACCAACATGCTACATTGCAAACTCTTTCAACCTCATCCAAGTTAAAGTCACCATGTAATTCTGGATCTAGCAGGCTCTGCACATCTCCCTCATGAAGCTTGTTCATGGCTTGCACAGGGAAAAAAGCGACATGGTCGTTGCTGCTAGTGTGCACAACAGACGCATTCCTTCTTCCCGATATGATTTCCATCAGTACCATGCCAAAGCTGTAAACATCGACTTTTGATGTAATAGCAACCCCGCTAAGCCACTCTGGGGCAAGATACCCTGTAGTTCCCCTGAATGTAGTTAGAACCCGGCTAAAATCCCTTCCTATGACCGATGCCAACCCAAAGTCTGCAATTTTGGGGACAAACGATTCATCGAGAAGTACATTTTCTGGCTTGATATCGCAGTGTATGATGCATTCGCGGCAACTCTGATGCAGGTAGGACAATCCTCTAGCAACTCCGATGGCTATCTGATATCTGGTGCTCCAGTTGAGGACTGTGCCATTGCTTTGGAACAGATGGGAATCAAGAGAACCATTGCACATGTGTTCATATACAAGCAGCCTCTTATCACCATGACAACAGAAACCAACCAATTTCACCAGGTTGATGTGCTGGATCAGTCCAAGCGCACTTACCTCTGCCCTGAATTGCTTCTCTCCCTGACGTGCACCTTCAAGCCTTTTCACTGCTACACTAGTCAGGTCACTTAAAACTCCCTTAAATACAGTCCCAAAACCTCCTGCTCCTAGCTTCACTGAGAAATTCTTTGTAGCACGGCCCAAATCGGCGTATCTAAAGGCAACAACTCCAACACTACCTTGATTGGTGGCCTGTGATGACATACCACACCAGTTGAATCTGTTCCTTAAGATCACCAGTAGCAGCATGAGCATCAGCAACCCAAAACTGATAACGCTTGCAGCAATAACAGCTCCAGCTGCTGGTTTtcttttactatctcttgttgaacTTGGAACATCTCCCGCAGCAAGGCGAATGTACAGAGTATATTCAGAGCTGATCTCGATGCCATCATCCTTGTTTACACTGAACAACTCCCCTTGCCAAACAGAGCATTTGCTGTCATGGTAGGAGTAAGCAGTGCAGGAGCAGTTGGTGAGGCAGGCCCATTCGCATTCGCTCCGATTTGCAGGAGCATGCTGTAAACTCTGGGGACCATAGGGTAATGTCACACGAGCTATGGGGTGGAACACGTCTGTGGAACTCCTGTTGCCATTGCAATCCAGCGGAGTGTTTCTGGAGCACCCTCCTGTCCGGTCACCGAGCTCCCAATCCTGAGGCGACGTCCTGGAGAAGCTCTCCATGCACTCGCATGGCGGGTGCGAGTTGCCAGTGCAGACGGTGAACGGCCCGCAGGCGGCGTATGGGGTGCAGGGATCGGCGGGCTCGACATAGATGCTATGCCAGGCCTGGTTGTCCTGCGACCACACGTTCAGCCTGGTCTGACCAAACACGTCGATGAAGAGGAACGAAGAGATCTCATCTGGGGAGGTGTACATGTAGTACTCCTCCTGCTTGTTGTTGACGTATTCCGGGACGACCATGCTGGTCTGTGGGCTCATGTGCAGCAACTTCCTGAGTGCTGGGATCTGCATGGACGAGTGGTCGTCAGGCGACCACCACCAGTACACTTCGGAAGGGTAGCCTCGACGCCTGGCCGTCACCATCCTGGTGCCATTGGTTAGCAGCCCCACACTGAAGGAGCCGAGGCCCGGGTCGATCCGGCTCTTCCACGAGATGCCGACACGGTTCAGGCCGGTGAGCTTGTTCCAGCCGATCTTGGCGAATGGGAGGAGGATGTCGGTTGGGTTGTCGAAGCTCTCCCACAGCACCTCACTTGACAGGCTTTCTATGACGAGGTTTCCACTGCCCAAGAGGATGGCCCTGGTGGTGTTGGTGTTGGTTCTAGTATTGGAAATATTGGTGTTGGTTCTAGTATTGGTGATGTTAGTGTTGGTGTTGGTTCTAGTATTGGTGATGTTGGTGGACCAGATGGTGGATTGGGTGTTGTTGTCTAGGACGACAAGGTTGCCATCTTCTGAGATTTGAAGCTGTGTTGCTCTCAGATCGGGTCCGGCGATTGGCCTCTCCCGGTTGCCGACCCAGACGGGAGTGATGACATGGATCTTGTTGAACCATATGGCAAGGTACCAACCGGGAGAGGTAGATGAATTACTAGTGATGTTGCCGGCGCCGGGCTGGAAGAAGCCAAGCGCGAACTTGCCGTTGCTAGAAACGAGCTTGTCGCCGACAGCAAACGGCTGGCCTGGCGTGAGAGTATGGTCTTCTGTGGCTATGCTAGGAGGAATAGTGTGCATggataggaggaggaggaggccgaggaaCATGTGGAGGTTAGCCATGGCTGCTCTGCACGTATGTCTGCTTGCCCTGCCTCGGCACTGCTATTTAACGAAGGAGGCTTaggagagtagagggggagataGGTTGAAGACAACGAGAGGGAAGACAATGCAGGCAAATAGGCGACGACGACGCTGCTTGCATGCGGGCTCAAGTTCGTCCAGTTGCTGATCAGGACAAATAGTGCAGACCTTTTTTTTGACAAATAGTGCCGACTTGGCGAGACCTAGGACCCAGGACATGCAATAAAGCATGGGTCCTGGGTGCTCACACCGGCCAACCATTCTAGTAAAACCTTTTTCCTGGGATAAATAATCTAGAAGCAACGTTAACACATATTTTCTTCGTTACAGAGCTCATATATGATTGTATTTTGTACACGCAAAATTTTGTGTAAACTTTTTCAGCATTCCGTACATTTATGCATTTTAAATAATTTTCTTAAATTCAAACCAAAGAATCAAAACCCAAGTAGAATGTGGCTACCACTGGGGGAAGAACCTGAACCACTTGTTGTAGAGACTTTTTATGGTATATCATACTACTGGAAATAGTGGGTAGTATATAATTGATCCAATGATCAAAACTGATCCCTGATTAATATTTTTAGTATTCTAAACATTAACAGTTTAGGGTGTCATTGCGTCTCCTCCCGAACCACTGACCGCAGGCGAATGTCTTATTTCTTCACGAAGATTAATTATGGAGATACTATCAACCTATCATCTCAGTATCATTA belongs to Triticum urartu cultivar G1812 chromosome 7, Tu2.1, whole genome shotgun sequence and includes:
- the LOC125523159 gene encoding G-type lectin S-receptor-like serine/threonine-protein kinase At2g19130, which encodes MANLHMFLGLLLLLSMHTIPPSIATEDHTLTPGQPFAVGDKLVSSNGKFALGFFQPGAGNITSNSSTSPGWYLAIWFNKIHVITPVWVGNRERPIAGPDLRATQLQISEDGNLVVLDNNTQSTIWSTNITNTRTNTNTNITNTRTNTNISNTRTNTNTTRAILLGSGNLVIESLSSEVLWESFDNPTDILLPFAKIGWNKLTGLNRVGISWKSRIDPGLGSFSVGLLTNGTRMVTARRRGYPSEVYWWWSPDDHSSMQIPALRKLLHMSPQTSMVVPEYVNNKQEEYYMYTSPDEISSFLFIDVFGQTRLNVWSQDNQAWHSIYVEPADPCTPYAACGPFTVCTGNSHPPCECMESFSRTSPQDWELGDRTGGCSRNTPLDCNGNRSSTDVFHPIARVTLPYGPQSLQHAPANRSECEWACLTNCSCTAYSYHDSKCSVWQGELFSVNKDDGIEISSEYTLYIRLAAGDVPSSTRDSKRKPAAGAVIAASVISFGLLMLMLLLVILRNRFNWCGMSSQATNQGSVGVVAFRYADLGRATKNFSVKLGAGGFGTVFKGVLSDLTSVAVKRLEGARQGEKQFRAEVSALGLIQHINLVKLVGFCCHGDKRLLVYEHMCNGSLDSHLFQSNGTVLNWSTRYQIAIGVARGLSYLHQSCRECIIHCDIKPENVLLDESFVPKIADFGLASVIGRDFSRVLTTFRGTTGYLAPEWLSGVAITSKVDVYSFGMVLMEIISGRRNASVVHTSSNDHVAFFPVQAMNKLHEGDVQSLLDPELHGDFNLDEVERVCNVACWCIQDNELERPTMGEVVRVLEGLMELDIPPMPRLLAAITT